GATTCTGTTGGTGTTACTTGGGGATATAGAGATCGTAAAGAGCTTGAGGATTTTAATCCTAAGTATGTAATTGACCATCCAAGTGAAATTGTTGATATAATTAAAAGTACTGTACTAGTTTCTAATTAAAAAATCTCTATTTAAAAGCCTCGATAAATTATTGAGGCTTTTAAATAGTACTCAAACTTATAAAAGTTTGTAAATTTAATCAATATCTATTTGATTAGTTCACTCATTGTGCTAGTTAAACATGATTATTGAAAATACTAAAGTCTAGTAAACTATACTTTTATAATTCAAAAACTTTATATAGCAATTTCAATATGTTTAGTAAAATAACTAGCACAACAGATTAGTTCTTAAACAAGTATTGATTTGATATATATTACGTATGTTTATTATTAAGTTCTATTACTATAATAAAAAATATATAAGTTATTGGTATTTTTATATATTCTAATATTTGTCTATAAATTTCTAATAGTTTTATACAATATAAATTTTTTCTACTCTTTATTTTATTTATTGTAAAATTCCAAAACTTTTTCAATATAAGGATTAAATATTTCATCTTTTTCTATGTATATTTCATGTTTTGCATCTTCAAATTTTATAAATTCGCAATTTTTAGCTACGGATAAAAATTTATTATGACCTTCAGGCTTTACAAATGTATCTTTTCCTGCTTGGAATAAAAGCACATCTGCCTTTATATTTTTTATATTTTCTGATTTTAAAAGTTCTTTAATACCTTTAAATGCTTGATTTAACCAGTTAAAAGAACCACCTGAAGTTTGTAACTCTTTGTGTTGTAATTGTTTATTAAAATATGAATCATATCTTTTTTGTGAGCTAGTTGCAGCGTTTCTAAAATCTGGCTTACAATTAAATGGCCCATGTCCAAATAAGTATTTATCACCCATACCTATTGTACAAAATACTTTTGCTACTATCTTTGAAACTATTTTAGGATACTTACCAGTATCTATTTCCATCATAGGACAGTTTAAAATTGCTTTTTCAAAATAATTATTATATTTTTCTAAAAATAAAGCTCCGATAGCACCTCCCATAGAATGTGAAAATAAATATAATTTTCTATCATTCAAATTAGGAACAACTATACTATCTAAAAATGTCTTTAAATCCTTAACATAATAGTTAAAATCTTCAACATTCACTTGACTATTATCTATTCCAAGTCTTCCTGATTTACCATGTCCTCTGTGGTCTATTATATATACAGAATAATCATTTTTATTAAATATTTTTATAAGTTCTCTATATTTTTCACTACTTTCACAAAATCCATGAGATATAACAATTACATCTTCACTATCTTCTACTTCATAGCTTTTGTAATAAATTTTTATGTCTTTTTCGCCCATAAAAAAACCATCTTCATATATTACATTGCCTTTTATACTCTTAGCTTTACTCATACTAATCTCCTATAATATAATTAATATTACTATAATTATAACTAAATTTGCTAGTATACACAATATAACTGTTTATATAGATACAAATTTACTTCATTAACTTACAAAAATGGATTAAAAAGTTTATAAAAGTTTCACTAAACCTAAGTTAAATATCATCAAAACACTTTAAATCATGTGTTATCACCATTTTTTATGTATCCAATTACTTTATACAATACTCAAACTCTTTTATACACTTAAAAATAATTTATTGATATTACTTATATTAAGAAGTTATTTACATTTTTTAAGTATTATAATATCCTTAAACATAAAAGGATACCATTTTATAGTATCCTTTTATGTAACATTAATTTTCTTTTGTATCTACATCTGACATTTCAAGTTTTACAATTTGTTGTATATCTTTTATTTGTAAGTTTTTAAAGTTTTCTTCTACCATATATATAGGTAATATAATTTCAAATTTACTACCTTTATTTACTTCACTATATACATTAATTTTTCCACCGTGAAGGTCTACTATTTCTTCAACTATACAAAGACCTATACCACTTCCTTCTTCATGTTTCTTTAATGTATCCGAAACTTGATAAAATCTATTAAAAATTTCATTTATTTTATCTTTTGGTATTCCCATTCCATTATCTTCTACGCTTATAAAAACTTTATCATTTTCCCTTTTTATATATACATAAATTGATCCACCTTTGTGTGTAAATTTTATTGCATTAGATAAAAGATTAAGTATAACCCTTTCTATTTTATCCTTATCTATTGCGGTTATTATTTCTTCTTCTTCTGTATCAAATACTAAGTCGATATTTTTATATGTTGCATAATCAACACTAGCTAAAACTATATCCTCTACAACTTCTACTATATTTATATTTTCTAAATTTATTTCATAGACTCCCTGTTCAAACTTAGTTATATCTATAAGATTATTAACTAACTTTAATAATCTGTTTGAATTTTTATTTATTTGTTCTAATTTACCTAATAGATATTTATTATCATAGTTATTAGTATTTATTTTAAGTTCTGCTACCTTGCTTGTACTTAATATAACATTTAATGGAGTTCTAAGTTCATGACTCATATTTACTATAAAGTCAGTTTTTAATTGTTCCCTTTCTTTTGCTCTTTCATAAAGTTTTTTATTTTTATTTGATTTTTTTATTTCTATTATAAATTTATATACTACATAAACTACTATTAAAATCAATAAACTAAATACTATACATACTGTTATCTTAAGTGGCTTAGGTAATAAAAGTGCATATTTTGGTTTATTTAATAATTTACTATCTTTTGGCATTTTTAAAATATCTATATTATAGTCATATATTTGTTTATAATCAAATATATACATTCCACTAGACTTTGGTAATATTCCCTCTTCTATTTTATTTCCCTCTAATATATTACATATTTCTTTAGCAACATAACTACCTTGATGTTCTCCTATATCTACAAATCCTCCTATTACACCATTAAAAACATATGCATAGTTATTTGTATATATAGGATTGTCAGTTATTGTTTTTATATCATTAACAATGTCTTTTAATTTTACATGTGATTTATTACTTTTATACATAAACGTCCCTGTAAGAACAATAGCTTGATTTTTATCATTAATTTTTTTTAACTTATTTTGTATATCTTCAATATAATTAGATTGTATAAAATTAATTTTTACAGGTCTAAAAAATAAAGATTTAGATGATTCTACTCTTTTCTTTATTACATTTGAATAAATAAATTCATCAATTATAATATTTATGGTATCAATATTAGGTTGAAGATATAATATCAAATTAAATAATTGATCTGTATTAGCTTGTAATATCCCGGTTATGTATTTTTTATATTCTCCTGTAAGTTCAACAGGATTATTTACTCCTGTAAATAATATTTGCTTATGATATAACACACTTTGTGAATTTAGTACTTTTGATTTTACAAATTCAAATGCTCCATCATCTATAGCAAATACTATATCTATATCTTTATATTGATACTTTTTATTCAATAAGTCATTAAAAGAATCTAAATAAGCTTTATCATTTCGTTTTCTTATATCTAGATATTCTAAATCTATATTTAGACTTAAGTCTTTTGGCTTTATTTCTTTCAGCTTTTCTTCAAATCCAGTAATTATATGATTTTCCCATTCATTTTTAGAATCATACGAGTTTATAATTAATATATCCAATGTTTTATCATTATTTCCTAAAATATTATATGCATATATTGAAGTTGTACTATTTAGAATAATTATCATGAGTATAATTATAATAGTTACATAGTTTAATAATCCTTTCTTCATTTTTGTCTCCCTTATATTGCTTTTTTAGATTATTTCATTATTTCTATTATAGTCAATAATTCAATTATAAACTTATGTTAAATTATGGTAAAGTACTGATTTCTAAAAATAATTGCAATAAATAAAACCGTTGGATATATCCCAACGGTTTAACTCTTTTCACCAACAATCCTCCTAACTCTAACCACACTAATACCAAACCTTCTCGCCATCTTCTTATAATCACCGCAAAAACTTTCCCTAATAACCCTATCCCTAACAGGCTTAGTTATACACCTTTCACTAGGAAGATAAATACTAGTCCCACCAGCACACTTAATAAGACTTCTAAAAGCATCAATACCAATAGCCAAAACCACACTCTTTAAATTCTCAGGCACGTCATCAATAGTCAACTTATTAATCATAAAACCACCTCCATACCTTAATATTTCAATATCTTTACTACCTTTACCTTTGTCAAAAATTTGTAAACTTCTTTACTATATTTTAATAACCCTTATCAAATATACTTAACTTAAGATTTAGCTAATAAATCTAAAAAATTTAAAAGGAGGTGGGGTAAATGGCAATTACAGAAGCTAAAAACCCTTCAAGTTTAAGAATAAAATTAGATTTAGGAATGGTTGATGGTAAAACCAAAACTAAAAGTAAAACTTTCTCAAACCTAAAACATGATGCAGCAGCTCAAGATATATATGACGTTGCCGAAAGCTTAATGGCTCTACAAGAGTATACTGTTTTAGAAACAGCAAAAATAGATAACACTACACTTTTATAAAATTTTAGGAGGAATATATTATGGATACTAATGTTAGCAAAAGATTAATTATGACTTTCAAAACTACTGATGACAAATCAGTTTCTTTATCAATAGATGACCCAAGAGAGGATATAACTGAAGAAGAAATAAAAACTGCTATGGATTTAGTAGTTTCTAAAAACATATTTGCCCCAGGTGGTTCTGATATTTTTAAATCTGTTAGTGCAAAGGTGGTTGTTACAGACACTACTGGCTACGATTTAGTTATATAAAAGATTTAAAGGTCAAGTTTATGCTTGGCCTTTTGTTATATAAGGAGGAAATTTATGAATTCAGATATACAAAATATTATAGCTTCTGTTGGTTTTCCAATTGCTCTTAGTATGTATTTACTAATTCGTATTGAGGGAAAGCTTCAGACTTTAACTGATAGTATTAATGAATTATCTAAAAATATTATAAGTATGAGGTGATAGTTGATGAAATTTTACTTAGACTTTGGCCATGGTGGTAAGGATAGTGGTGCGGTTTCATTTAATGGTACTTTTGAAAGTAATGTTGTTTTAAAGATTGGTTTAATTTTAAAATCTATGCTGGAAAGTTATGGGCATACGGTTATAACTACAAGAATTGATGATACTTATTATTCTTTAAGTTATAGAACAAATAAAGCTAATAGGTATAATTGTGATTATTTTATTAGTTTACATATGAATTCTTTTTCTAATAGAAATGCTCGTGGTTGTGAGGTTTGGGTTTATGATAAGTCTAGTAGGCTTTATAATACTTCTCAAAGTGTTTGTGATAGTTTGTCTAAGGCTTTGAATACTCCTAATAGAGGTGTTAAGGTTTCTAAGAGCTTTACTGTTTTGAAAAAAAGCAAGATGCCGGCTATGCTAGTTGAGATTGATTTTATTTCTAATTCTATTGTTGAGGATGTTTGTTCTAGTTATGATTATTGTTATGTTGTTGCTAAAAATATTTGTAATGCCTTGTTAAAGCTATAAATATACACTGTCGGTTTTCCCGACGCCTACTTTAAAAGCTAGTTTTATTAACTTACTTTTATTTTATATTTAAGATAAATAAATTATAAATTTAACTTTTTAGTTTATTTTTTTAGTTTATGTAGTATAATATAGATATAGATTAAATCAAAAAAGAAACTACAATCTAGTGGGATAGAGTAGTGGTTTCTAGTATAGACTATTTTTTAGAGAATTTGAACTTCACTTTAAATTCAAATTCTAAACCACTTTTTCTATTGGCACTAGAAGAGTGGTTTTTTATTTTATCATATATGTAATTAGTAATCAAACCAATACATACAGAGCTTATAGCTCCAATAATAAAATCAATTATCAGCTCCATATAGAATACACCTCCTTCCTACTTACTGTAGGAACTAGGACTATATGAAACCACCACTCATAGATTGTAGCTTCTTCTGTTGTATTATATCATATAAAAGTTATTAAATGTAAAGTTTTGCATAAGTTTAGTATATATTCACTAAAATTTTACTATATGATTAACATGTCAGTATATTTTTAATTTGAATAAACTGTATAAATATACCCCGTCGGTTTTCACGACACCCAAAAAAGCTAGTCAAACTGACTAGCTTTTCCCATACATCCTATAATTTAACCTCCTCCCATTAAAACCTACCACATACCCACAACTCATCTCATAAAGCCTGCTACCAATCGCCTCATCAATACTAACAATCTCATCAATACTCTTCTCACAACTAACAATAACAGGCAACCCATTTAAATACCTATAATTAATAATCTCAAATATAATATTAACATCACTCCCACTAATACTACCCTTAAACAAATCATCAATCAAAAGCACCTTAGCTCTCTTAAACTTATTCATAACCTTTCTGTAATACTCCTCATCCATCATATTTTGCTTAAGACTTATAATATTATCTCTGTAAGGCATATACAATACTCCAACTCCCTTTTCCATAAGAGAGTTGGCTATTGCCATAGACAAATGTGTTTTACCACTTCCAACTTGTCCAACAAATATTATAGACTTATTTTTACAAGACTTATCAAAGTTTTTTACATATTCCTTGGCTTTACTAAATGCTTCACATACTTCCATATTGTATGAGTAATCAAAATTATCGAAATTCTTTTTTCTAAATTCTTCGCTTATACCACTATTTAATAATATTTCCTCAGCTTCACGAACACCCTTACAAGTACATGGTATCGCTTCATTATCTTTTAATATAAATCTTAAATCTCTACACTTTAAACATTTATATTCTACTATTTCATCTTCCTCTGATTTTAATATATTCTTACTATCTAGCCCTGTATTTTTAGTTACTTTCAAGTAGCTCTCTGACCCTTCTAAGTTGTTCTTCGGTAGGCTTTTGATAAGTTGACTCATCCTCATTTTCATATTCTCTGGCATATTTAGATTTTCTATCATTTAATTGTCCCCCTTGGTTTAATTCATATGCTTTTAAATCATCATAAGTTTTTATATTGTTATTTAGCCATTGTCTTATAATTCCACCAATGTAGCCTTTGTTGCATTTTCCCTTGTCTGTTGCTATTTCTATGGCTTTTTTAAAAAGCTTTAAATCTATCTCTTCACTTATATTAATTATCCACTCATAAGCTACTCCATTTATAAGTCCAATGTTTTGTTCATATAATTTTGCATACTTACTTACATTGGATGATTTTAAATCTTTTTCTTTATCTATATCTTCTTCTTTATATTCTTCTTTATCTTTTTCTTCTTCTTGTCCTAAATTTTTAAACCTATCGGTATACGACTCGTTATACGTATCGTTATTTGTTTTATTAATTTCGCATAAATCCTCTATATCATTACTATTTTCCTTATTTAGATAACTTTTAAATATATCTTTTATATCTTCTTTTTTAATACCTTTGCTGACATATTCTATAAGAGATATATCTGAAACTTCCTCTAATTCTTTTTTAACACAATCAAGCATTGGCTTACCACTTCTATCTAAATTGTATTTTCCCCAATTTTTTAGCGCAATCTCACGAGTATAGGTATTGTACTTTATAAGTTTGTGGTGATTTTCAAATCTATCCATCAAAGAGTTTATACTTTCTATTGAATATCCAAGTTCAAAACTCATTTGCTTTTTAGTTATTTGATATATTCCAATTTGAGTTGTTGCTGGATTAGTTAATAAATATATAAAGAAAAATTTATCTTCTGGTGTTAATTCTTCTATAACCTTTGCATCTTGCCAAAAGGCGGTGTGTAGTTTTCTAAATATAGCCATAAT
The Romboutsia ilealis genome window above contains:
- a CDS encoding YvrJ family protein, whose protein sequence is MNSDIQNIIASVGFPIALSMYLLIRIEGKLQTLTDSINELSKNIISMR
- a CDS encoding alpha/beta fold hydrolase, giving the protein MSKAKSIKGNVIYEDGFFMGEKDIKIYYKSYEVEDSEDVIVISHGFCESSEKYRELIKIFNKNDYSVYIIDHRGHGKSGRLGIDNSQVNVEDFNYYVKDLKTFLDSIVVPNLNDRKLYLFSHSMGGAIGALFLEKYNNYFEKAILNCPMMEIDTGKYPKIVSKIVAKVFCTIGMGDKYLFGHGPFNCKPDFRNAATSSQKRYDSYFNKQLQHKELQTSGGSFNWLNQAFKGIKELLKSENIKNIKADVLLFQAGKDTFVKPEGHNKFLSVAKNCEFIKFEDAKHEIYIEKDEIFNPYIEKVLEFYNK
- a CDS encoding DUF1659 domain-containing protein, with protein sequence MAITEAKNPSSLRIKLDLGMVDGKTKTKSKTFSNLKHDAAAQDIYDVAESLMALQEYTVLETAKIDNTTLL
- a CDS encoding Mor transcription activator family protein encodes the protein MINKLTIDDVPENLKSVVLAIGIDAFRSLIKCAGGTSIYLPSERCITKPVRDRVIRESFCGDYKKMARRFGISVVRVRRIVGEKS
- a CDS encoding DnaD domain protein — its product is MAIFRKLHTAFWQDAKVIEELTPEDKFFFIYLLTNPATTQIGIYQITKKQMSFELGYSIESINSLMDRFENHHKLIKYNTYTREIALKNWGKYNLDRSGKPMLDCVKKELEEVSDISLIEYVSKGIKKEDIKDIFKSYLNKENSNDIEDLCEINKTNNDTYNESYTDRFKNLGQEEEKDKEEYKEEDIDKEKDLKSSNVSKYAKLYEQNIGLINGVAYEWIINISEEIDLKLFKKAIEIATDKGKCNKGYIGGIIRQWLNNNIKTYDDLKAYELNQGGQLNDRKSKYAREYENEDESTYQKPTEEQLRRVRELLESN
- a CDS encoding ATP-binding protein, producing MIENLNMPENMKMRMSQLIKSLPKNNLEGSESYLKVTKNTGLDSKNILKSEEDEIVEYKCLKCRDLRFILKDNEAIPCTCKGVREAEEILLNSGISEEFRKKNFDNFDYSYNMEVCEAFSKAKEYVKNFDKSCKNKSIIFVGQVGSGKTHLSMAIANSLMEKGVGVLYMPYRDNIISLKQNMMDEEYYRKVMNKFKRAKVLLIDDLFKGSISGSDVNIIFEIINYRYLNGLPVIVSCEKSIDEIVSIDEAIGSRLYEMSCGYVVGFNGRRLNYRMYGKS
- a CDS encoding N-acetylmuramoyl-L-alanine amidase family protein, with translation MKFYLDFGHGGKDSGAVSFNGTFESNVVLKIGLILKSMLESYGHTVITTRIDDTYYSLSYRTNKANRYNCDYFISLHMNSFSNRNARGCEVWVYDKSSRLYNTSQSVCDSLSKALNTPNRGVKVSKSFTVLKKSKMPAMLVEIDFISNSIVEDVCSSYDYCYVVAKNICNALLKL
- a CDS encoding sensor histidine kinase, whose amino-acid sequence is MKKGLLNYVTIIIILMIIILNSTTSIYAYNILGNNDKTLDILIINSYDSKNEWENHIITGFEEKLKEIKPKDLSLNIDLEYLDIRKRNDKAYLDSFNDLLNKKYQYKDIDIVFAIDDGAFEFVKSKVLNSQSVLYHKQILFTGVNNPVELTGEYKKYITGILQANTDQLFNLILYLQPNIDTINIIIDEFIYSNVIKKRVESSKSLFFRPVKINFIQSNYIEDIQNKLKKINDKNQAIVLTGTFMYKSNKSHVKLKDIVNDIKTITDNPIYTNNYAYVFNGVIGGFVDIGEHQGSYVAKEICNILEGNKIEEGILPKSSGMYIFDYKQIYDYNIDILKMPKDSKLLNKPKYALLLPKPLKITVCIVFSLLILIVVYVVYKFIIEIKKSNKNKKLYERAKEREQLKTDFIVNMSHELRTPLNVILSTSKVAELKINTNNYDNKYLLGKLEQINKNSNRLLKLVNNLIDITKFEQGVYEINLENINIVEVVEDIVLASVDYATYKNIDLVFDTEEEEIITAIDKDKIERVILNLLSNAIKFTHKGGSIYVYIKRENDKVFISVEDNGMGIPKDKINEIFNRFYQVSDTLKKHEEGSGIGLCIVEEIVDLHGGKINVYSEVNKGSKFEIILPIYMVEENFKNLQIKDIQQIVKLEMSDVDTKEN
- a CDS encoding DUF2922 domain-containing protein; the protein is MDTNVSKRLIMTFKTTDDKSVSLSIDDPREDITEEEIKTAMDLVVSKNIFAPGGSDIFKSVSAKVVVTDTTGYDLVI